A window of Kribbella sp. NBC_00382 genomic DNA:
CAGCGCTCGGGGAAGCAGGCAGCGACGGCCAGGGTGTCCACGAAGTCGTTCATCTCGTGGCCGGAATGCCCCTTCACCCATTGGAAGGCGACATCCTCGCGCTTCATCACCAACTCCACCAGCGGCTCCCACAGGTCCCTATTGGCGACCGGCTTCTTCGCCGAGGTGAGCCAGCCTCGCTCAAGCCAACCTATGTGCCACCCGTCGCGGAAGCAGTTGACCACGTACGTCGAATCCGACACCACCAGCAGTGGACCATCGTTCGCCCGTACGGCCTCGAGGGCGGCCCGGATCTCCATCCGCTGGTTCGTGGAGTCAGCCTCATGACCGGCGGCGTACTCGCTCGTCGACAACGCCCAGGCCCATCCCCCAGGCCCGGGGTTGCGCGAACACGCACCGTCGGTGAACACCGACCGCGCACCGACGGGGACTGCCATATCGGCCGGACGAGGACGACGAACGCGAGGCTTCACCCGCGAAACCCTACCCCTCAAGCGGACTTGACTTCCCGCCGCAGCAGTCAACCTACGAACGCGGTCATCCTGATCGAGACGAGCAGGTCAGGGAGATCGACGCCGAGCTTGGCCACGTAGCGAGTCGGCGGGTCGGCCGGAAACCACCGCCCGTACTCCTCGTTGAGCCCGGC
This region includes:
- a CDS encoding ribonuclease H family protein, yielding MKPRVRRPRPADMAVPVGARSVFTDGACSRNPGPGGWAWALSTSEYAAGHEADSTNQRMEIRAALEAVRANDGPLLVVSDSTYVVNCFRDGWHIGWLERGWLTSAKKPVANRDLWEPLVELVMKREDVAFQWVKGHSGHEMNDFVDTLAVAACFPER